The Paenibacillus sp. FSL R7-0345 DNA segment AAGATAGAATCGCCGCCGGCCGGCAGTACCTGGCGGGTCAGCAGCCCGCTCTCCTTCGCCAGCCGGCGCGCCCGCTCCAGCCTGGCGGCAGCGCTCGGCGCAAGATACGGATATATCGCTGTCGATCCCAGCACCTCGCGGATCTTGGCCATGATCCGGGTATGCACATCACCGCCGGCGCCCAGCCATAGGGTGTCTACCTTGCCGCGCGAGCTTTTGACATAAACCGCCTTGTGGCGGTTGTCGACTTCTTCGATCTTCCACAGCTTGCCGGCAAGGGTGAAGCAGTAGCCCGGCGGCGGCACGGTTGTGATCGAACCGATCTCCTCGGTGCCGTTATACACGACATGCTCCTCATCATCCTTGAACACCGCGTAGAAACGGAAGTTGTTCACGATCTTCTCACCTGCCAGCCCGATCAGCACCGTGCCCTCATCCATCATTTCGATATGGCCCATCGCAATCATGTATTCCATAAAGGCATCATAGTCCGCCGGATCAATCCCGCGGAAGGAAGGCAGCGTCAATACTGCCTCTTTCAGCTCCTCCGGCTCGGCTTCGCCCATGCTCTTGAGGATGCTCATCGTCTGATGATAGAGCAGCCCTACCGGCAGCTGGCGCACGTTCAGCGGCTCAACCCATTTCTCGCGCACGTACAGCTCGATGACGGCAATGGCCCGCAGCAGTGTCCACGGCATCCGCGCAGGCAGCTGCGCCTCCTCGTCCTCCTCCTCGGGCGTGACGAAGATCATCTCGGACGCGGCATCGCCGCGCCGTCCGGACCGACCGAGCCGCTGCACGAAGCTCGCGCAGCTGTATGGCGCGCCGAGCTGCAGCACGCGCTCCAGCTCGCCAAGGTCAATGCCCAGCTCCAGCGTCAGCGTCGCTGCGGCAACGGCAGGGCCGGAGCCCTCGCGGAGCGCGGCCTCCGTCTCCTCGCGCAGCATCGCCGATATGCTGCCGTGGTGCACATGGAACACGTCGCGCTCCCCGCGCTTCGCGGCCACCCGCCGCATCTCGAGGATGGTCTCCTCCGCATCCGTGCGGCTGTTCGTGAAGACCAGCGCCTTCTTCAGATGCGTATGGTCGTAGATGAACCCGTAATAGGCCTGGCGCGCCTGCTCCAGCCGCTCGGCCTGCACCTCGTCCCGCGCATCCGGGAACGAGAAATGCTCCACGCTCAGCCGGAGCTTGCGCCCGCCCTGCGGCGCGGACACCTCTACGCTCTCGCGCGTGCCGGCGGCCAGCCACTCCGTCACGGAGGCATAGTCGCTGAGCGTAGCGGAGAGCCCGATCCGCCGCGGATGGCAACCGGCCATCCGCGAGATCCGCGCCAGCTGGCTGAGCACCTGGATGCCGCGGTCCGCGCCCATAAACGCATGCACTTCATCGACGATGATGAAGCGCAGATCATGGAACAGGGCCGGAATGGCATTCGGCCGGTTCATCAGCAGGCCTTCCAGCGACTCCGGCGTAATCTGGAGGACGCCGGAAGGCTTCTGCATCAGCCTGGTCTTGTCGGCCTGCGGAACGTCACCGTGCCAGTGCCAGACCGGGATATTGCCTTCGCGCAGCAAATCATTTAACCGTGTGAACTGATCATTGATCAGCGCCTTGAGCGGCGCGATATAGAGGATGCCCACGGAATCGGACGGCCGCTCATACAGCTCGGTCAGCGCCGGAAAAAAAGCCGCCTCCGTCTTCCCCGAAGCCGTCCCGGAGGCGATCAGCAGATGATGCGGCGTGTCGAACAGCACACGGCAGGCATCCACCTGGGCCTCGCGCAAGGTCTCCCAGCGGTTCTTGTAGATAAACTCTTTAATAAAAGGAGCAAGCCTGTAGAACGGGTTGCTGCTCATAGGTCAAACTCCGCCAGCAGGCCGTCCAGATCATTCTCACCGGTTGCATCCGGTTTAATCGTCCGCTCACCGACCAGCTTCTCAAAGGACAGCTCAGGATGCTGGCTCAGCGTATGCAGCAGATCCATGAAATCACGCACAATTTCACGCGGGGTCAGCAGCTCGTCCGCCCCAAGCCTGCCCACCGCTTCTTCCATGAAATGCACCAGCTGCTCCTGGGTCAGTCTGGCTTCATAACCGTAGTGCAGGGCATGAATATCCCTCAGCTTTTGCAGCAGCACCAGAATTTCTTCATGAGAGAGCATCTCCAGCGCAATAATCGGCCCGGTAAAATTATTCAGCCCCGCTGCACCGTAACGCCCCGCCACCAGCCGGGAACGCAGCGCTTCATAGCTGAACAGACCGCGCCGTCCGTCTTCAACGAACTGCGGGGTGCCCCCGATAAAGATTCCCAGGCGCTCCGCCTTGCCCTGCATCGTGTCATTGAACATAGTCAGCAGCTTCTCGTAGTTGCTCTGCCGGGAGATGCTGTTGGTGATTTTGTAGAGATTCACACCTTCATCAATAAACAGCAGCAGCCCCTTATAGCCGATCGCCCCGGTGAACTCCGCCCAGAGCTTCATATAATCGTACCAGTTATCGTCGTCAATGATGACACCGACCCCAAGCGCCTTGCGCGCCTCTGTCCGGGTGGCGAATTCGCCCCGCAGCCAGCGCAGCGCATCCTGCTTCAGCTCATCCTCGGCCAGCTTATGGCCGTTCCAGTAAGAAGCCAGCACCTTGGCAAAATCAAAGCCGTGCACTAAGCCCCGCATCCCGGAAGCGACACTGTAAATCCGCTGCTCCACCTCTTCCGCCAGCTGCGGGGCATCCGCAGTAAGCCCCTTTTCCTGCACCACAGCCTGCTGAAGGCCCATGATCCATTTCTGCAGCATGATCTCCAGTGCGCCGCCGTCCGGACGGGTACGGGTCGACAGGTGGCTCATCAGCTCCCGGTAGGTGGCCAGCCCTTGCCCTTTCGTTCCCACCAGCCTGCGTTCCGGCGACAGGTCAGCATCCGCTACCACAAAGTCACGGTCCATCGCATAGTTGCGGATAATCTGGAGTAAAAAGCTTTTGCCGCTGCCGAATTTACCGGTAATCAGCTTGAAGGCCGCGCCGCCGTCTGCAATATTCTCCATATCCCGGAGAATCGCTTCCACCTCCGGCCGGCGGCCGACAGCGATATGCTCCAGTCCGATCCGCGGCACGACTCCGGCAGTCAGGGAATTGACCAGTGCCGTGGTCATCCGCTTTGGTATTTTTAGTTCACTCATTTAATCATTCACCTCATTAATAAATGCAGCATTGGCTTCCATTCTTCAGCCAGCTCCCCGCCGTCGATCAGCAGGTCACCGAGTATGTTCACCGCATGCTCATTAATTTCATCATATAAAAGCTCCGGCATCGTCCCGGCAGCTGCTGCAATCCTATCAACCTGTGCAGGTCCGTTATCCTCAGCCAGTGACAGCAGTACTTCCCGGTGCAATGGAAGCAATTCTGCGCTTAGCTCCATCCATTCTGAAGGAATACCGGCAGAGGGAACAGGAACATCAGCTGTCCCAGGAGCTTCAGCGCTCTCCTTAGGCTGCTGCCCGAAATCCTGTGACGGCTTTTGCTTATGCTCCAGCCTTTGCTCCTGTGCCGGCTCGGCATCCTGCTTTATCTCCTGCTGCGGTTCTGGCCTTTGTTCCTGATCCACCAACGGCTCCTCATAAGCCTCAACCGTCAGCAGACTGCGGACAACCTCGGAATCGCTCTGCAGCTGCTCCAGCTTCGCCCTGTCGATCACAACCGCCGGACCTTTGGCCTCCTGCTCTGCTTTGCGGAATTCCCGCTGCAGATATTTGGTGATCAGCTCGTCCATGTCCGGGTCAATCCGGATATCCTTCAGCCGGCCGCGGAAGCCCGTCAGCTCCCGCAGCTTGTTCTCGGTCAGCCGGAACAGGCGGGTAATCAGGCTGCGCAGCGGCAGCAGCTTGCTGATCCGTACGACAGGTACAAGTACAGAATAGCCGTATCGTGATATATCATACACAGCACTGCGGAACAGGTAGCGCTCCCGCATGACGGGAGGGCCCGGAGGGAATTTTTCAATCAGCCGCGCCCCGTGCTTTTTCGCGACATAAGCGTCGATTAAGGCTACCACCTGCGGTATGTAGCGTTCAGCCGCTTCCTTTCCTTCACCGGCATAGAACTTGGACTTGCTGATATCATAATCGGACATCACAGTCAGGACCTCAAAGGTCAGCTGCTCCGGGGCGGAGGTGAGACAGCGAAGCAGTTCGATCTCTGCCAGATCGCCGGACAATCCGCGTGTGCGGGCAACGATCAGTGAAAGCGGAACATCCAGTTTATGAACAAAGGAGAAATCTGCCATCCAGCTGCCGAGATACTGGTCCAGCCGTTTATACTGAGTCCGGTAAGCTTCCCAGATCAGCCCAAGCTGCCGGTAACCGTCACCAGGGTCACGCCATCCGATACCGTTAATCAGCTCATATACATGCAGAAAAATGTAAGACAGATCCGTTTTGGGGTACCGTCCCTGTCTTACTTCATTCCGCCAGTAGAAGTACCAGCGGCTCTGTTCGGCGGTCATATGGCTGTAGGTTGGCCAGTAGCTTTTGAACGGAACAAGCTTCGCTTCATCTGCAGTCATATCCTCCAGCTCAGCCGCCTGCTGCACAAATTCGCTTTCCGTCTCCTTCTTGGCGGGGGAAGCGGCAGCGGCAGTACGCGGCAGCGGCGGGGCAGACTTCATGCGGGGTTCTTTTGGCGGCACATTCCACTCTTTCGGCTGATCCGCCTTCTGCACAGCCAATTCTGCTGAAGCGGGCGGGCTTCCCTGCTCCAAATCCCATAGCTGCAGCTGCTGAGGAGCAGTTCCGCCAGCCTGTCCGCTTTTGTCCGTCTTTTTTTTCACAGAGCTATGCTCTTTAGACGGGCTGTGTCCGGATTCCCGCGGAGGAACCGCCATATCCTGTTCTGTACTCTCCCAGACCAGCTCCGAAAAATGCAGGCCCTCCCTGTCTCTCGCCATCCGTAATCTCCCCACTCGTATACCATAGTCATTTCAACATTATATCATATGCGTGCACGACAGATGCAGCGGTCAACGGCTCGTGGCCTGCATATAGAATAAGACCCTGAGCGCGCCGCGCCTCAAGATCTTATGATGAGCATCTGTCACGCGCAAGGCCGGACAATGAGAACGTTCGTTTGTGTATCCAAGTAAGAATATACTATATGTACTGCTAAGTCCGCAATAGCGGTAATAGCGCAACAATACTGAACTATATTCGTCTAATTATAGGCATGAAAGGGGGGGATCCTTTGAAAAAATCTCTGTTTTTGCTGATTGTGTTCTGTCTTGCCGGTACTTTATTGACAGTAAGGGCTGTTCATGCCGATTGGGCGAACCGGTTTGTTGTAAATGAAGGAAAGTCGTATCTCATTTCGGACAAACGGGTAGATGCTGAACAAGTGGACTCAATGATCGGTCAGGTTACAAAATATTCAGATGAGGAAGGTACTTACTCCGGTAATTTTTCGAACTACTATCCAAAGGGGACTAAATATTACAGTATTAAAGGCGTTAACATCAGTGAGGCAATTGCGGTCAATCCGGGGAATGGAACATTTATTAGAGCGGACTATAGCGGAGAATATGCCGGCGGAGCTTCACTCGATTGGTCGCTCCTTTGGTCTGCTGCGGGTCTGCTGCTGCTCGCCATACTGACTTTTATTGTTGTGAAAAATAGAAACTGAGCGGCGAAACAGCAGCAGCCAGGAGCTCTCCCTCCCGGCTGCTGCTTCATTTTGAACACCTGGCTTAAATAGGCGGAATTGTTGACAAAAAAACCGCCGGAATACACCGGCGGGACCGTCTGCGGGTTTACATGAACTGATTAAGTCAGTTCCGTTCCCTTTGTTTCTTTGCCAAGCAGCAGCACGGCTAGTGCCCCGATGACAATCGTTACGAAGAACAGCATGAAGATCGTGCTGATGCTTATATCCTTCCCTACAAGCACTCCGACCAGAAGCGGCGCCAGAATACCGCCGATTCGCCCGAAGGAGGTGGCCAGACCCACACCGGTCGAACGGACCGCTGTCGGGTAGAGCTCAGGACTATAAGCGTACATGCCGCCCCAAGCACCCAGATTGAAGAAGGACAGGCAGATGCCGGCAGCCATCAGCATTCCTTCCGTAGTAGCGTTACCGAACCAGGCGGCACTGACAGCGGTCAGCAGCAGATAGATAACCAGCACGAACTTACGGCCGAACTTCTCAATAAAGTAGGCGGCCGTGAAGTATCCTGGCAGCTGGGCCAGCGTCATAATCAGTACATATTCGAAGCTCTTGACCAGGCTGAAGCCCTTCAGCACCATTACCGTAGGAAGCCACAGGAACATTCCATAATAAGAGAATACGACAGTAAACCAGAGGACCCACAGCATAATGGTTGAACGGCGGTATTCCGGTGACCAGACCGCCGCAATCCGCTTGCCGAGCGGCACAGGCTTTTGCTTCTTCATCTCCTTAAACCGCGGGGAATCATCAATTGCCTTGCGCAAGTACAGGGCATACAGCGCCGGAACAGCACCGATGGCAAACGCGATCCGCCAGCCGTAGTCCGGAATAATGAAAAATGCAATTAAAGCCGAGGCAATCCAGCCTACCGCCCAAAAGCTCTCCAGCAGGACGACAGCCCGTCCTCTTTCTGCTGCAGGCATGCTCTCAGACACCAGCGTCGAAGCGACCGGCAATTCACCGCCAAGCCCGAAGCCGGCTACAAAACGCAGGGCGCACAGTACCGCAAACCCTGTAGCAAATGCCGATAATCCGCTTGCTGCCGAGAAGATCAGCAGGGTCCACAGCAGTACCGACTTGCGGCCGAACCGGTCGGCCAGAATACCGGCCGCAGCAGCACCTACTGCCATTCCCACTGAGTTTATACTGGTCAGAAGTCCGATCTTTTCCGGACCCAGCGACCATTCTTTAGCCAGCGCCGCAACGACAAAGGAAACCATCCCGACATCCATTGCGTCGAACATCCAGCTTAAGCCTGCGCTCAGCAGCAGCTTGCGCTGCTTAGGGTTGCGCAGCAGCGTCATTTGACTCATCTACCCATGCACCTCTTCCTGTCTATCGGCTATGTAGCCTGCTACCATTGTTTACTCCTGTACATTCTAAATTTGCAGAGGTCAAAAATCAAGGAATAAAGCGGCATTACAGTATTGTCTTGCCAGCGCCTGAAAATAACAGGTCTGCACGGAAATGGCCGCGATCATCAGCATGTTGCGAACCGCATCCTTCTCTGACCAATTAAGGTGAGTCAGCCTGTCCATCATTTTTTCCATCGCACCTCTCAGGGTACTATCCGTTTTCCAGGAATAACTGTTGCCGGCGCTGCGCTCGGCTATTCCCTGCGCCTGCAGGGCGGGGCTGCGCTTGATGTCCTCGAACAGTTCCGCATAACCGTAGTACAGCTCCACCGGCTGCACCAGATCATCGTCATCCCGTTCAGGCTGCAGGAACAGAATACGGAAGAGCTGGCGGATGCTTTCGAAATCGAGCGAGGCCTTTAAATCATCTATTATAAATAGAAGCGCTGCCTGATTAACCGAGTATTTCCTGCCCAGCCTGGGCGAGCCGAGATATTCCTTGAAATCGCGTTTGACCCAGTTCTGCATGGCCGTAGCCGACAGTGTGGAATATTCAATCAGCTTGCCCAGGGCGGCAATATCCGCGAGCGAGAGTCCGTTTATTTTGTTGCCTTTAATGATTTTTTGCAGAACCGGCGGGATATCTGTGGACAAAAAAGCTGTGAGTGACCTTCCCTTCCGCACTTCCTCCTGATGGAATTTGGCCCAGGCTTCCTGCAGGATGTGCAGCGGCTCCCGTTCACTTTTTTCCGTCAGGGACAGCAGGAGAGCAGACATTTCCTTACGGCTTAATGTGAAAGCTTGCATTGATGGCACCCCTCCGCCATTTGATTTTTTTACCGAAAGTTCGTACAATGAGTTCATATGAACTCATAATATGAGTATAACCTATTTTAACGACGAGAGGGATGGTAAAGATTTTATGGGTATAGGACTTAGTTTGACGTTGGTGGCTATTTTGATTGTTTTAACCGCTTTTTTTGTAGCAACGGAATTTGCAGTGGTACGGCTTAGAGGCAGCCAGGTAAGCCAGATGGTCCTCGACGGCAAGAAGAATGCACTAGCTGTGCAACGGGTAGCGGCTAACCTCGACGGTTATCTCTCCGCCTGTCAGCTCGGGATTACGATTACTGCACTCGGGATCGGGGCACTTGCCGAACCGGCCTTTGAGCAGCTGATTCTGCCGCTGTTTGATTTGGCAAATATCAGCCACAGTGTAAGTGAGCCCATCGCATTCGCGCTGGCATTTATCATTGCCACATTCCTGCATGTTGTTGTCGGCGAGCTTGCTCCGAAGACAGCTGCAATTAACATT contains these protein-coding regions:
- a CDS encoding DEAD/DEAH box helicase; this translates as MSSNPFYRLAPFIKEFIYKNRWETLREAQVDACRVLFDTPHHLLIASGTASGKTEAAFFPALTELYERPSDSVGILYIAPLKALINDQFTRLNDLLREGNIPVWHWHGDVPQADKTRLMQKPSGVLQITPESLEGLLMNRPNAIPALFHDLRFIIVDEVHAFMGADRGIQVLSQLARISRMAGCHPRRIGLSATLSDYASVTEWLAAGTRESVEVSAPQGGRKLRLSVEHFSFPDARDEVQAERLEQARQAYYGFIYDHTHLKKALVFTNSRTDAEETILEMRRVAAKRGERDVFHVHHGSISAMLREETEAALREGSGPAVAAATLTLELGIDLGELERVLQLGAPYSCASFVQRLGRSGRRGDAASEMIFVTPEEEDEEAQLPARMPWTLLRAIAVIELYVREKWVEPLNVRQLPVGLLYHQTMSILKSMGEAEPEELKEAVLTLPSFRGIDPADYDAFMEYMIAMGHIEMMDEGTVLIGLAGEKIVNNFRFYAVFKDDEEHVVYNGTEEIGSITTVPPPGYCFTLAGKLWKIEEVDNRHKAVYVKSSRGKVDTLWLGAGGDVHTRIMAKIREVLGSTAIYPYLAPSAAARLERARRLAKESGLLTRQVLPAGGDSIFILPWAGSRQFRTLERLLKNNLKGRLGLRSVVPMEPYYMVVAGKADAETLEAEILAETAAASDPLSLLSKDEAPYLGKYDEFIPHDLLRKAFSLDGLDVPGLRKVLKQWKPAE
- a CDS encoding DUF1836 domain-containing protein, which translates into the protein MQAFTLSRKEMSALLLSLTEKSEREPLHILQEAWAKFHQEEVRKGRSLTAFLSTDIPPVLQKIIKGNKINGLSLADIAALGKLIEYSTLSATAMQNWVKRDFKEYLGSPRLGRKYSVNQAALLFIIDDLKASLDFESIRQLFRILFLQPERDDDDLVQPVELYYGYAELFEDIKRSPALQAQGIAERSAGNSYSWKTDSTLRGAMEKMMDRLTHLNWSEKDAVRNMLMIAAISVQTCYFQALARQYCNAALFLDF
- a CDS encoding TerB N-terminal domain-containing protein, which encodes MARDREGLHFSELVWESTEQDMAVPPRESGHSPSKEHSSVKKKTDKSGQAGGTAPQQLQLWDLEQGSPPASAELAVQKADQPKEWNVPPKEPRMKSAPPLPRTAAAASPAKKETESEFVQQAAELEDMTADEAKLVPFKSYWPTYSHMTAEQSRWYFYWRNEVRQGRYPKTDLSYIFLHVYELINGIGWRDPGDGYRQLGLIWEAYRTQYKRLDQYLGSWMADFSFVHKLDVPLSLIVARTRGLSGDLAEIELLRCLTSAPEQLTFEVLTVMSDYDISKSKFYAGEGKEAAERYIPQVVALIDAYVAKKHGARLIEKFPPGPPVMRERYLFRSAVYDISRYGYSVLVPVVRISKLLPLRSLITRLFRLTENKLRELTGFRGRLKDIRIDPDMDELITKYLQREFRKAEQEAKGPAVVIDRAKLEQLQSDSEVVRSLLTVEAYEEPLVDQEQRPEPQQEIKQDAEPAQEQRLEHKQKPSQDFGQQPKESAEAPGTADVPVPSAGIPSEWMELSAELLPLHREVLLSLAEDNGPAQVDRIAAAAGTMPELLYDEINEHAVNILGDLLIDGGELAEEWKPMLHLLMR
- a CDS encoding MFS transporter encodes the protein MSQMTLLRNPKQRKLLLSAGLSWMFDAMDVGMVSFVVAALAKEWSLGPEKIGLLTSINSVGMAVGAAAAGILADRFGRKSVLLWTLLIFSAASGLSAFATGFAVLCALRFVAGFGLGGELPVASTLVSESMPAAERGRAVVLLESFWAVGWIASALIAFFIIPDYGWRIAFAIGAVPALYALYLRKAIDDSPRFKEMKKQKPVPLGKRIAAVWSPEYRRSTIMLWVLWFTVVFSYYGMFLWLPTVMVLKGFSLVKSFEYVLIMTLAQLPGYFTAAYFIEKFGRKFVLVIYLLLTAVSAAWFGNATTEGMLMAAGICLSFFNLGAWGGMYAYSPELYPTAVRSTGVGLATSFGRIGGILAPLLVGVLVGKDISISTIFMLFFVTIVIGALAVLLLGKETKGTELT
- a CDS encoding ATP-binding protein, encoding MSELKIPKRMTTALVNSLTAGVVPRIGLEHIAVGRRPEVEAILRDMENIADGGAAFKLITGKFGSGKSFLLQIIRNYAMDRDFVVADADLSPERRLVGTKGQGLATYRELMSHLSTRTRPDGGALEIMLQKWIMGLQQAVVQEKGLTADAPQLAEEVEQRIYSVASGMRGLVHGFDFAKVLASYWNGHKLAEDELKQDALRWLRGEFATRTEARKALGVGVIIDDDNWYDYMKLWAEFTGAIGYKGLLLFIDEGVNLYKITNSISRQSNYEKLLTMFNDTMQGKAERLGIFIGGTPQFVEDGRRGLFSYEALRSRLVAGRYGAAGLNNFTGPIIALEMLSHEEILVLLQKLRDIHALHYGYEARLTQEQLVHFMEEAVGRLGADELLTPREIVRDFMDLLHTLSQHPELSFEKLVGERTIKPDATGENDLDGLLAEFDL